Proteins found in one Columba livia isolate bColLiv1 breed racing homer chromosome 11, bColLiv1.pat.W.v2, whole genome shotgun sequence genomic segment:
- the SPG21 gene encoding maspardin: MGEIKVSPDYNWFRSTVPLKKIIVDDDDSKIWSLYDAGPRSIRCPLIFLPPVSGTADVFFQQILALTGWGYRVIALQYPVYWDHLEFCDGFRKLLDHLQLDKVHLFGASLGGFLAQKFAEYTHKSPRVQSLILCNAFSDTSIFNQTWTANSFWLMPAFMLKKIVLGNFASGPLDPEMADGIDFMVDRLESLGQSELASRLTLNCQNSYVEPHKIRDIPVTIMDVFDQSALSTEAKEEMYKLYPNARRAHLKTGGNFPYLCRSAEVNLYIQIHLLQFHGTRYAAIDPSMVSAEEVEVQKISLHSSNEQEEQ, from the exons ATGGGAGAGATTAAAGTCTCTCCTGACTATAACTGGTTCAGAAGCACAGTTCCTCTTAAAAAG aTAATAGTAGATGATGACGACAGTAAAATCTGGTCACTGTATGATGCGGGACCTCGGAGCATTCGGTGCCCACtcatatttcttcctcctgtcagTGGAACTGCAGATGTGTTTTTCCAGCAAATTTTGGCGCTGACTGGATGGGGCTACAGAGTTATCGCT TTGCAGTATCCGGTGTACTGGGATCACCTCGAGTTCTGTGATGGGTTCAGAAAACTGTTAGACCACCTTCAGCTGGATAAA GTTCACCTTTTTGGAGCTTCTCTGGGAGGTTTTCTAGCTCAAAAATTTGctgaatacacacacaaatctcCCAGGGTTCAGTCTCTGATCCTGTGTAATGCCTTCAGTGACACTTCCATCTTCAATCAGACATGGACAGCAAACAG cttTTGGCTGATGCCGGCttttatgctgaaaaaaattGTCCTGGGGAATTTTGCATCGGGTCCTCTGGATCCTGAAATGGCCGATGGGATCGACTTCATGGTGGACAGG CTGGAGAGTCTGGGCCAGAGTGAGCTTGCTTCAAGACTTACCCTCAACTGCCAGAACTCCTATGTAGAACCTCATAAAATTCGAGACATCCCTGTAACCATTATGGAT GTGTTTGACCAAAGCGCGCTTTCGACAGaggcaaaagaagaaatgtatAAGCTTTATCCTAACGCCAGAAGAGCTCATCTCAAAACAGGTGGCAACTTCCCTTATCTCTGCAGGAGCGCTGAGGTCAACCTATATATTCAA ATCCACTTGCTGCAGTTTCATGGTACCCGCTACGCGGCCATCGATCCCTCCATGGTCAGCGCAGAGGAGGTGGAAGTCCAGAAGATCAGTCTTCACAGCAGCAATGAGCAAGAAGAGCAGTAG